One part of the Roseomonas gilardii genome encodes these proteins:
- a CDS encoding lysylphosphatidylglycerol synthase domain-containing protein yields the protein MKIPAVVRKHGATAFGLILLIVAVYVVQREFRDLKVSDVYTALQATSGHKLWLALGWTLLAFAVLTVYDRLGSVYAGKPISYSRTALAAFCAYTLAHNIGFAAVSGAAVRYRFYAAWGLTSAEIARVIAFTSLTFGLGGFALGGLVLMTHPEVLPWVGEGELIPSWAAQFVAVLMWLIVGTYVVLARFVPHFHLFGHKVDLPGLKLAVAQVLLASVDVAVTAMIFYVLLPAPMPGAPPLTFLMFMGIYVAGYTAGLAASVPGGLGVFDGFMLLSLSPWMPAPEALSALLLFRLYYYIVPLFVAGVLFLGFELAQRRAKGLPRIQVEARIADSLEAPALAMLTGLCGLLLLFVGALPVHAGNEAIARWLGEWVALANQFAASVVGTLLIAVSWGLLRRLRLACYAGLFLLLNGAAILFVRNDPWPVIGVVLLVFVLLAFMQRSFYRDARLTGEPLKGSRILSLVAGIVCGLALATVAYREPVGTSSWWEVVLSASMPSPLRFAVGVSAALMLYAVFRLLRPARVRPADYDMASQQRLRSLGARLPRQGAQQELGAIFAEGGKAGFAFRRYPDLWLGLGDPQGEEKARIAAVWRFRDLCDAAGVEPAFADIGAGMKRTYEDAGLTIVPLPDGRSIACIADRDPERVIALAETV from the coding sequence GTGAAGATCCCGGCGGTCGTCAGGAAGCACGGGGCGACGGCGTTCGGCCTCATCCTGCTCATCGTGGCGGTCTATGTCGTGCAGCGGGAGTTTCGGGACCTGAAGGTCTCGGATGTCTATACCGCCCTGCAGGCGACCTCGGGCCACAAGCTGTGGCTGGCGCTGGGTTGGACTCTGCTCGCCTTCGCGGTGCTCACGGTCTACGACCGGCTGGGCAGCGTCTATGCGGGCAAGCCGATCTCCTACAGCCGGACAGCGCTGGCGGCCTTCTGCGCCTATACGCTGGCGCATAATATCGGCTTCGCCGCAGTGTCGGGGGCGGCGGTGCGCTACCGCTTCTATGCCGCCTGGGGGCTGACCTCGGCAGAGATCGCGCGGGTGATCGCCTTCACCAGCCTGACCTTCGGGCTGGGCGGCTTCGCGCTTGGCGGCCTCGTGCTGATGACGCATCCCGAGGTGCTGCCCTGGGTGGGCGAAGGCGAGCTGATCCCGAGCTGGGCGGCGCAGTTCGTGGCGGTGCTGATGTGGCTGATCGTCGGCACCTATGTCGTGCTGGCGCGCTTCGTGCCGCATTTCCACCTCTTCGGGCACAAGGTGGACCTGCCGGGTCTGAAGCTGGCCGTGGCGCAGGTCCTGCTGGCCAGTGTCGATGTCGCGGTCACGGCGATGATCTTCTACGTGCTGCTGCCGGCGCCGATGCCGGGGGCGCCTCCCCTCACCTTCCTGATGTTCATGGGCATCTACGTCGCCGGCTACACCGCCGGGCTGGCGGCGAGCGTGCCGGGGGGGCTGGGCGTCTTCGACGGCTTCATGCTGCTGAGCCTGAGCCCCTGGATGCCGGCGCCGGAAGCGCTGAGCGCGCTGCTGCTGTTCCGGCTCTACTACTACATCGTGCCGCTTTTCGTGGCCGGGGTGCTGTTCCTGGGCTTCGAGCTGGCTCAGCGGCGCGCCAAGGGCCTGCCCCGCATCCAGGTGGAGGCGAGGATCGCCGACTCCCTGGAGGCGCCGGCGCTCGCCATGCTGACCGGGCTGTGCGGCCTGCTGCTGCTCTTCGTCGGCGCCCTGCCGGTGCATGCGGGCAACGAGGCGATCGCGCGCTGGCTGGGCGAATGGGTGGCGCTGGCCAACCAGTTTGCCGCCTCGGTGGTGGGGACACTGCTGATCGCGGTCTCCTGGGGACTGCTGCGGCGGCTGCGGCTGGCCTGCTATGCCGGGCTGTTCCTGCTGCTGAACGGCGCCGCGATCCTGTTCGTGCGCAACGATCCCTGGCCGGTGATCGGGGTGGTGCTGCTGGTCTTCGTGCTGCTCGCCTTCATGCAGAGGAGCTTCTACCGCGATGCGCGGCTGACCGGGGAGCCGCTCAAGGGAAGCCGCATCCTGTCGCTGGTCGCGGGCATCGTCTGCGGCCTGGCCCTGGCGACCGTGGCCTATCGGGAGCCGGTCGGCACCTCCTCCTGGTGGGAGGTGGTGCTCTCGGCCTCCATGCCTTCTCCGCTGCGCTTCGCCGTGGGCGTGTCCGCCGCGCTGATGCTCTATGCGGTGTTCCGGCTGCTGCGCCCGGCACGAGTGCGGCCCGCCGATTACGACATGGCAAGCCAGCAGAGGCTGCGTTCGCTCGGGGCGAGGCTGCCGCGCCAGGGAGCGCAGCAGGAGCTGGGCGCGATCTTCGCCGAGGGTGGCAAGGCGGGATTCGCCTTCCGCCGCTATCCCGATCTCTGGCTGGGGCTGGGCGACCCGCAGGGCGAGGAGAAGGCGCGGATCGCGGCGGTCTGGCGGTTCCGGGACCTTTGCGACGCGGCGGGCGTGGAGCCGGCCTTCGCCGATATCGGGGCCGGGATGAAGCGGACCTACGAGGATGCCGGGCTGACCATCGTTCCCCTGCCGGACGGGCGCAGCATCGCCTGCATCGCCGATCGCGATCCGGAGCGCGTCATCGCGCTGGCCGAGACCGTCTGA
- a CDS encoding S24 family peptidase gives MQHYDIWRAIDALAAENGLSASGLARKAGLDPTAFNPSKRTGPDGRARWPSTESVAKVLEATATSLDAFASLVSGTPMNFRSAAVRPVRRIPLIGLAQAGSAGYFDDGGFPSGAGWDEISVPEIPDPNAYALEISGDSMEPVFRDGDTIIVSPAAPIRRGDRVVVRTRGGEVMAKELLRQSARKVELASLNPAHPNYSFDLAEITWMHRIVWASQ, from the coding sequence ATGCAGCACTACGACATCTGGCGCGCCATCGATGCGCTGGCAGCCGAGAACGGCCTGTCGGCCTCGGGTCTGGCGCGCAAGGCGGGGCTCGACCCCACCGCCTTCAACCCGTCCAAGCGCACCGGGCCGGATGGCCGTGCGCGCTGGCCCTCGACGGAAAGCGTCGCCAAGGTGCTGGAGGCCACCGCCACCAGCCTGGATGCCTTCGCCAGCCTGGTGAGCGGCACGCCGATGAACTTCCGCTCCGCCGCCGTGCGGCCGGTGCGGCGCATCCCGCTGATCGGCCTCGCCCAGGCCGGCAGCGCCGGCTACTTCGACGATGGCGGCTTCCCGTCCGGCGCCGGATGGGACGAGATCAGCGTGCCGGAGATCCCCGACCCAAACGCCTATGCGCTGGAGATCTCGGGCGATTCCATGGAACCTGTGTTCCGCGACGGCGACACCATCATTGTCTCGCCTGCCGCCCCGATCCGGCGCGGCGACCGAGTGGTGGTCCGCACCCGAGGCGGGGAGGTCATGGCCAAGGAACTACTGCGGCAATCGGCCCGGAAGGTCGAGCTGGCCAGCCTGAACCCGGCGCACCCCAACTACAGCTTCGATCTGGCCGAGATCACCTGGATGCACCGCATCGTCTGGGCCAGCCAGTAG
- a CDS encoding portal protein — translation MKPEEILQRHARALEARRPWEGVWRECYEHVLATVPGTGGPALFDGTAADAVEQLAASLLAELTPPWSRWFGLTPGRALTGQDDPAAGVQAATEALEQAADTLQGHLDRSSFALEMHQAFLDLVVAGTGVLLVEEAAPGEASALRFQAVPLRECVLEEGPSGRLETVYRAARLDRSAIAVRWPGASLPPAGAGEPDGRLRVVEAVWPDGAGYGFAAVLDGLDGQARMLATGRFARSPFIAFRWMKAPGESYGRGPVMRALPDIRTANKVVELVLKNASIAATGIWQADDDGVLNPATVRLVPGAIIPKAPGSSGLTPLAAPGNFDVSQLVLSDMRGRIRSALLADRLGPPQDARMTATEVLERSAQAARLLGATYGRLQAELLTPLIARCLSILRRRGEVPPILLDGHEASLSYQSPLARLQGRSDAANMLLFLQAVAALGPEATAQVDRPAAARHLAKILAAPAGILTTAAGAVAAPQPSSHPGSDPDAALGPVRAAIEE, via the coding sequence ATGAAGCCCGAGGAGATCCTCCAGCGCCACGCCCGCGCCCTGGAAGCCCGCCGCCCCTGGGAAGGGGTCTGGCGCGAATGCTATGAGCATGTGCTGGCCACGGTGCCGGGCACAGGCGGCCCGGCGCTGTTCGACGGTACCGCGGCGGATGCGGTGGAGCAGCTGGCAGCCTCGCTCCTGGCCGAGCTGACGCCGCCCTGGTCACGCTGGTTCGGCCTGACGCCGGGCCGGGCGCTGACCGGGCAGGACGATCCCGCCGCCGGGGTCCAGGCTGCCACGGAGGCGTTGGAGCAGGCCGCCGACACGCTGCAGGGGCATCTGGACCGCTCCTCCTTCGCACTGGAGATGCATCAGGCCTTCCTCGATCTGGTGGTGGCCGGGACCGGCGTGCTGCTGGTGGAGGAGGCGGCGCCCGGCGAGGCCTCGGCGCTGCGCTTTCAGGCGGTGCCGCTGCGCGAATGCGTGCTGGAGGAAGGACCCTCCGGCCGGCTGGAAACGGTCTATCGCGCCGCACGGCTGGACCGGTCCGCGATCGCCGTGCGCTGGCCGGGCGCGAGCCTGCCGCCTGCGGGAGCCGGAGAGCCGGACGGCAGGCTGCGGGTCGTCGAGGCGGTCTGGCCGGACGGCGCGGGCTATGGCTTCGCCGCGGTGCTGGACGGCCTGGACGGACAGGCGCGGATGCTGGCGACCGGCCGCTTCGCCCGTAGCCCCTTCATCGCCTTCCGCTGGATGAAGGCGCCGGGCGAGAGCTATGGCCGCGGGCCGGTGATGCGGGCGCTGCCGGATATCCGCACCGCCAACAAGGTGGTGGAGCTGGTGCTGAAGAACGCCTCCATCGCGGCCACCGGCATCTGGCAGGCGGATGACGACGGGGTGCTGAACCCGGCGACGGTGCGGCTGGTGCCGGGGGCGATCATCCCCAAGGCGCCGGGCTCCTCCGGCCTGACGCCGTTGGCGGCGCCGGGGAATTTCGACGTGTCGCAACTCGTGCTCTCGGACATGCGGGGGCGCATCCGCTCGGCGCTGCTGGCGGACCGGCTGGGGCCGCCGCAGGACGCCCGGATGACGGCCACCGAAGTGCTGGAACGCTCCGCCCAGGCGGCGCGGCTGCTCGGCGCCACCTATGGGCGCCTCCAGGCGGAGCTGCTGACGCCGCTGATCGCCCGCTGCCTGTCTATCCTCCGGCGGCGCGGCGAGGTGCCGCCGATCCTGCTGGACGGGCACGAGGCGAGCCTGAGCTACCAGTCCCCGCTGGCGCGGCTCCAGGGCCGTTCGGACGCGGCGAACATGCTGCTCTTCTTGCAAGCCGTCGCGGCGCTGGGTCCGGAGGCGACGGCCCAGGTGGACCGCCCTGCCGCCGCCCGGCACCTGGCGAAGATCCTCGCCGCGCCGGCCGGGATCCTGACCACCGCGGCCGGCGCCGTGGCCGCGCCACAGCCGTCATCGCATCCGGGTTCCGATCCGGATGCCGCCCTCGGCCCCGTCAGGGCCGCCATCGAGGAGTGA
- a CDS encoding capsid assembly protein: MTDSLLDAALVPGGEADAPDAAAVPGEAPGGTARPPEVPEKFWDAEAGRVRLDGLLKSYRELERKLSQRLARPGPEAPEDEHRRFARLLGAPEAPDGYRIAERHTLCCSDPEVNTRLHAAGFTQDQAQLVYDLAAEKLLPVIAEAAAQYEAQRQLDRLREEFGGEERFAQLSRQISTWGRANLPAEVFAALSTTAEGVKALHAMMRKGEPAMARSAEEPAGMDEAGLRRMMRDPRYWRSREPEFVRRVTEGFRRLTGG; encoded by the coding sequence ATGACCGACAGCCTGCTGGATGCGGCCCTGGTGCCGGGCGGGGAGGCCGATGCGCCGGATGCGGCGGCGGTTCCTGGGGAGGCGCCCGGCGGCACCGCCCGGCCGCCCGAGGTGCCCGAGAAGTTCTGGGATGCGGAGGCCGGGCGGGTCCGTCTGGACGGCCTGCTGAAATCCTATCGCGAACTGGAGCGGAAGCTGTCGCAGCGGCTGGCGCGCCCGGGTCCGGAGGCGCCGGAGGACGAGCACCGGCGCTTCGCCCGGCTGCTGGGCGCGCCGGAAGCGCCCGACGGCTACCGGATCGCCGAGCGGCACACGTTGTGCTGCTCCGACCCGGAGGTGAACACGCGGCTTCACGCGGCGGGCTTCACCCAGGACCAGGCGCAGCTCGTCTATGACCTGGCGGCGGAGAAGCTGCTGCCGGTGATCGCGGAGGCGGCGGCGCAGTACGAGGCGCAGCGCCAGCTCGACCGGCTGCGCGAGGAGTTCGGCGGCGAGGAGCGTTTCGCGCAGCTTTCGCGCCAGATCTCCACCTGGGGCCGCGCGAACCTGCCGGCGGAGGTCTTCGCCGCCCTGTCCACCACGGCAGAGGGGGTGAAGGCCCTGCACGCCATGATGCGGAAGGGGGAGCCGGCCATGGCCCGTTCCGCCGAGGAGCCGGCGGGGATGGACGAGGCGGGACTGCGCCGGATGATGCGTGATCCGCGCTACTGGCGGTCCCGCGAGCCGGAGTTCGTGCGCCGCGTCACCGAGGGCTTCCGCCGCCTCACGGGCGGTTGA
- a CDS encoding phage capsid protein — MGQIDAAFVKQFEAEVHEAYQRQGSKLRPTVRSKTGVRGASTVFPRVGKGTAAAKSRAGQVPLMNLDHATVECFLQDYYAGEWIDRLDEVKLSFDEQTVVAHAGAYALGRKTDELIIAALDTATQTASGTGTGLTDTDGLTLAKVLRAFEMLGAADVPDDGQRYAVVGWKQWSQLLQIEEFANSNYIGDADLPWKGTQAKKWLGATWLPHSGLTLDGAVRNCFFYHRTSVGHAVAQEVTTDITWHGDRAAHFVNNMMSQGAVLIDPTGVVRMRAAE; from the coding sequence GTGGGTCAGATCGACGCCGCTTTCGTGAAGCAGTTCGAGGCCGAGGTGCACGAGGCCTATCAGCGCCAGGGCAGCAAACTGCGCCCGACCGTGCGCTCCAAGACCGGGGTGCGCGGTGCCTCCACGGTCTTCCCCCGCGTCGGCAAGGGCACGGCCGCGGCCAAGTCCCGCGCCGGGCAGGTGCCGCTGATGAATCTCGACCATGCCACGGTCGAATGCTTCCTGCAGGACTACTATGCCGGCGAGTGGATCGACCGGCTGGACGAGGTCAAGCTCTCCTTCGACGAGCAGACGGTGGTGGCGCATGCCGGCGCCTATGCGCTCGGCCGCAAGACGGACGAGCTGATCATCGCCGCCCTCGACACGGCGACGCAGACCGCCTCCGGCACCGGGACGGGGCTGACGGACACGGACGGGCTGACCCTCGCCAAGGTGCTGCGCGCCTTCGAGATGCTGGGCGCGGCGGATGTCCCCGATGACGGCCAGCGCTATGCCGTGGTCGGCTGGAAGCAGTGGTCGCAGCTGCTGCAGATCGAGGAATTCGCCAATTCGAACTACATCGGCGATGCCGACCTGCCCTGGAAGGGCACCCAGGCGAAGAAGTGGCTGGGCGCGACCTGGCTGCCGCATTCCGGGCTGACGCTGGATGGGGCGGTGCGCAACTGCTTCTTCTACCACCGCACCTCGGTCGGCCATGCGGTGGCGCAGGAGGTCACCACCGACATCACTTGGCACGGCGATCGCGCGGCGCATTTCGTCAACAACATGATGAGCCAGGGCGCCGTGCTGATCGACCCCACCGGCGTGGTGCGGATGCGCGCGGCGGAGTGA
- a CDS encoding glycosyl hydrolase family 28-related protein gives MAEHIRIGDVAPRVHYVAVAGQNVFVYPFPIFDISDLEVRVDGLLVPSGYVVDGADGSSGGTVTFVTPPGEGAQVLLRRRLTIARVTDFQPNGLLRAYTLDDELDRQTAALQEVSGDVANAIRLDPGEAAARLQLPLKTARANRVLGFDAVGDLAIFSRDDATLSAPFPGGIPRSVEDKLAERLSARDFGATGDGVTDDGAALQAAMNAAAMGGKQLVIGEGSFRTTIPLVLPGGSPGLTMRGAILYDGPAGQVALTLGDGAGARNRSKVYRGLRVLRASIADWGNEGDIGLLLRNLDASLVEIQQVEGFTIGARTSGEATGFEDSTLHLGRFVNNRIGLDIHTGSAAGWNNSVRYLGGHFANASGTNTTLDRYGIRFSCEAGAYNRHNAHLFIGPAFELQRQGTPGTVSAIPFLLQAGDERGILARGVRMEACSPFVARHAGGANDCVYEVCYTGTYGFTGAAVDYTGTATRAGGTAIPLHQAAAAHETPRLVAAAENVRQRAFRQTVDTEGGIGFEQMAVLSGNPAGPPTTLTGFAFAGLGSLVLNPDSIGLPTSRALAFVVDCSDCKEFFIAAEGTALRPVVMQFDAGENVLLDTAPVLFSNMNAVWSGSTGSTSRFWEGNVNLDSPVSGLLLNRLQRVTLNASAKFAAIGVRGGDETAVLKALRLYCSPLHAPTLIYGGSRKWGTREYTVTDTGWNPGTLAAGAIAQRDVTLNGARQGDFVQASYQRSTGFTNGGVLFRAEVGGTASTNQIRVTAQNVSGGSIAADVANGTLYVRAVKPRL, from the coding sequence ATGGCCGAGCATATCCGCATCGGCGACGTCGCGCCGCGCGTGCACTATGTGGCCGTCGCGGGCCAGAACGTCTTCGTCTATCCCTTCCCCATCTTCGACATCTCCGACCTGGAGGTGCGGGTCGACGGGCTGCTGGTCCCGTCCGGCTATGTGGTGGACGGAGCCGATGGCAGTTCCGGCGGCACCGTCACCTTCGTCACGCCGCCCGGCGAGGGCGCGCAGGTGCTGCTGCGCCGGCGCCTGACCATCGCGCGCGTCACCGACTTCCAGCCGAATGGCCTGCTGCGCGCCTATACGCTGGATGACGAGCTGGACCGCCAGACGGCCGCCTTGCAGGAGGTCTCGGGGGATGTCGCCAACGCCATCCGCCTCGATCCCGGCGAGGCGGCGGCGCGGCTGCAATTGCCGCTGAAGACCGCCCGCGCCAACCGCGTGCTGGGCTTCGACGCGGTGGGCGACCTCGCGATCTTCTCGCGGGACGATGCGACGCTCTCCGCCCCCTTCCCCGGCGGCATCCCGCGCTCGGTGGAGGACAAGCTCGCGGAACGGCTCTCCGCCCGCGATTTCGGCGCGACGGGCGATGGCGTGACCGATGACGGCGCGGCCCTGCAGGCGGCGATGAACGCGGCGGCGATGGGCGGCAAGCAACTGGTGATCGGCGAGGGCAGCTTCCGCACCACCATTCCGCTGGTTCTGCCGGGCGGCTCGCCGGGTCTGACCATGCGCGGCGCCATCCTCTATGACGGTCCCGCCGGGCAGGTGGCGCTCACCCTCGGCGACGGTGCCGGGGCGCGCAACCGGAGCAAGGTCTATCGCGGGCTGCGCGTGCTGCGCGCCAGCATCGCCGACTGGGGCAACGAGGGCGATATCGGCCTCCTGCTGCGCAACCTCGATGCCTCGCTGGTGGAGATCCAGCAGGTCGAGGGCTTCACCATCGGCGCGCGCACCAGCGGCGAGGCCACCGGCTTCGAGGACAGCACGCTGCATCTCGGCCGCTTCGTGAACAACCGCATCGGCCTCGACATCCATACCGGCAGCGCCGCCGGATGGAACAACAGCGTGCGCTACCTGGGCGGCCATTTCGCCAATGCCAGCGGCACCAACACGACGCTGGACCGCTACGGCATCCGCTTCTCCTGCGAGGCAGGCGCCTATAACCGTCACAACGCGCATCTCTTCATCGGCCCGGCTTTCGAGCTGCAGCGACAGGGCACGCCCGGCACGGTGAGCGCCATCCCCTTCCTCCTCCAGGCGGGCGACGAACGCGGCATCCTGGCGCGCGGCGTGCGGATGGAAGCGTGCAGCCCCTTCGTCGCGCGCCATGCGGGCGGGGCGAACGACTGCGTCTACGAGGTCTGCTACACGGGCACCTACGGCTTCACCGGCGCGGCGGTGGATTATACGGGCACGGCCACCCGGGCCGGCGGCACGGCGATCCCGCTGCACCAGGCCGCAGCGGCGCACGAGACGCCACGTCTGGTGGCGGCAGCGGAGAATGTGCGGCAGCGCGCCTTCCGCCAGACGGTGGACACGGAGGGCGGCATCGGCTTCGAGCAGATGGCGGTGCTGTCGGGCAATCCCGCCGGCCCGCCCACCACGCTCACCGGCTTCGCCTTCGCCGGGCTGGGCAGCCTCGTGCTGAACCCTGACAGCATCGGCCTGCCGACCAGCCGCGCGCTGGCCTTCGTGGTGGATTGCAGCGACTGCAAGGAGTTCTTCATCGCGGCCGAGGGCACGGCGCTGCGCCCGGTGGTGATGCAGTTCGACGCCGGCGAGAACGTCCTGCTGGACACGGCACCCGTGCTGTTCTCCAACATGAACGCCGTCTGGTCCGGCAGCACGGGCAGCACCTCCCGCTTCTGGGAGGGCAACGTCAATCTCGACAGCCCCGTCTCCGGGTTGCTGCTCAACCGGCTGCAACGCGTGACGCTGAACGCGTCGGCGAAGTTCGCGGCGATCGGCGTGCGCGGCGGCGACGAGACGGCGGTGCTGAAGGCGCTGCGCCTCTACTGCTCGCCGCTCCACGCGCCGACGCTGATCTATGGCGGCAGCCGCAAATGGGGCACGCGGGAATACACGGTCACGGATACGGGCTGGAATCCCGGCACGCTCGCGGCAGGCGCGATTGCACAGCGCGACGTCACGCTGAATGGCGCGCGCCAGGGTGATTTCGTCCAGGCCAGCTACCAGCGCTCGACGGGCTTCACCAATGGCGGCGTGCTCTTCCGGGCGGAGGTCGGCGGGACGGCCAGCACCAACCAGATCCGCGTGACGGCGCAGAATGTCAGCGGCGGCAGCATCGCCGCGGATGTGGCCAACGGCACACTCTATGTCCGCGCCGTCAAGCCCCGGCTGTGA
- the terL gene encoding phage terminase large subunit, translated as MTTATTRATRTPEPTGPDFLEFVWVWNARLGQATPGVHRRIARWFDARRVAADRRLLLMAFRGCGKSTLVGLWCAWTLLRDPQARILVLAADAALATRMVANVRRILTRHPLCAHLLPDSPGEWAADRFTVKREGALRDPSMLAAGILGNITGSRADVIVCDDVEVAGNCDTPARRAELRERLAETEFVLTPGGTILYVGTPHCAETLYLPPGDERAFLRGYHRLRLPLLDAAGRSAWPERFGAAAVAALRDRVGPLHFARQMMLEATEDAAARLDPGLLVRYGEDTVYAESGGRPVLSLLGRRLVSGGGYWDPAYGRPGSGDASVLAALYADAEGNHYLHRLAYLTHEPDAQPDPATQQCARVAALARDLLLPVVRVETNGIGRFLPALLRREMARAGAACTVVEQSNSRPKRERILGALDPALAARRLHAHDSVFRTGFPAEMAGWRPDLANQRDDALDAVAGCLLAEPVRMPGQPATPRGRGWHGNSA; from the coding sequence ATGACGACGGCCACGACACGGGCGACGAGGACGCCTGAACCGACCGGACCGGATTTCCTGGAATTCGTCTGGGTCTGGAACGCCCGGCTCGGCCAGGCCACGCCGGGCGTCCACCGCCGCATCGCGCGCTGGTTCGATGCCCGGCGCGTGGCAGCCGACCGGCGCCTGCTGCTGATGGCCTTCCGCGGCTGCGGCAAGTCCACGCTGGTCGGACTCTGGTGCGCCTGGACCCTGCTGCGCGACCCGCAGGCGCGCATCCTGGTCCTGGCGGCGGATGCGGCGCTGGCCACGCGCATGGTGGCGAATGTCCGCCGCATCCTGACACGGCATCCGCTCTGCGCGCATCTGCTGCCGGACAGCCCGGGCGAATGGGCCGCCGACCGTTTCACCGTGAAGCGCGAGGGCGCGCTGCGCGACCCCTCGATGCTGGCGGCGGGCATCCTGGGCAACATCACCGGCTCCCGCGCCGACGTGATCGTCTGCGACGATGTCGAGGTCGCCGGCAACTGCGACACGCCCGCCCGGCGCGCAGAGTTGCGGGAACGGCTGGCGGAGACGGAGTTCGTGCTGACCCCCGGCGGCACGATCCTCTATGTCGGCACGCCGCATTGCGCGGAGACGCTCTACCTCCCGCCCGGGGACGAGCGCGCCTTCCTGCGCGGCTACCACCGTCTGCGCCTGCCGCTGCTGGATGCGGCGGGACGCTCCGCCTGGCCGGAACGCTTCGGCGCGGCAGCGGTGGCGGCATTGCGGGATCGCGTCGGGCCGCTGCACTTCGCGCGCCAGATGATGCTGGAGGCCACCGAGGACGCGGCGGCGCGGCTCGATCCCGGCCTGCTCGTCCGCTACGGCGAGGACACTGTCTATGCCGAGAGCGGCGGGCGTCCCGTCCTGTCGCTGCTCGGCCGCCGCCTCGTTTCCGGCGGCGGCTACTGGGACCCCGCCTATGGCCGCCCCGGCAGTGGCGACGCCAGCGTGCTCGCCGCGCTCTACGCCGATGCGGAGGGCAACCACTATCTGCACCGTCTCGCCTATCTGACGCACGAGCCCGACGCGCAGCCCGACCCGGCCACGCAGCAATGCGCCCGCGTCGCCGCCCTGGCGCGGGACCTTCTGCTGCCCGTGGTGCGGGTGGAGACCAACGGCATCGGCCGCTTCCTGCCCGCCCTGCTACGGCGGGAGATGGCCCGCGCCGGCGCCGCCTGCACGGTGGTGGAGCAGTCGAATTCCCGCCCCAAGCGGGAACGCATCCTGGGCGCCCTGGACCCGGCCCTGGCCGCCCGGCGTCTGCATGCGCATGACAGCGTCTTCCGCACCGGCTTCCCGGCGGAAATGGCAGGCTGGCGGCCGGATCTGGCGAACCAGCGCGACGATGCGCTGGATGCCGTGGCCGGCTGCCTGCTGGCGGAGCCGGTGCGGATGCCGGGCCAGCCCGCCACGCCACGCGGGCGCGGATGGCACGGGAATTCCGCTTGA
- a CDS encoding cell wall hydrolase: MTATDSSSADNRAHDAAILALTLYAEAGDRPLRAIEALAALVMNRHRSGQGHWGQGITGICRAPFQFPCWNSRHPHHARLRAAAPGGEAARSAQMELCRRVALRALAGALPDPTGGATHMHADDSQPSWSIGRTPVAEIGGLLFYRPEPAAARQRVDRPALALAV; encoded by the coding sequence ATGACCGCCACCGACAGTTCTTCCGCCGACAACCGCGCGCATGATGCCGCGATCCTCGCCCTGACCCTCTATGCCGAGGCCGGCGACCGCCCGCTGCGCGCCATCGAGGCGCTGGCCGCGCTGGTGATGAACCGCCACCGTTCCGGCCAGGGCCATTGGGGCCAGGGCATCACCGGGATCTGTCGCGCGCCCTTCCAGTTCCCGTGCTGGAACAGCCGCCATCCGCACCATGCGCGGCTGCGCGCCGCCGCACCGGGCGGCGAGGCCGCCCGCTCGGCCCAGATGGAGCTTTGCCGCCGCGTCGCGCTGCGCGCCCTGGCGGGTGCGCTGCCCGACCCGACCGGCGGCGCCACGCATATGCACGCGGATGACAGCCAGCCATCCTGGTCGATCGGCCGCACGCCGGTCGCGGAGATCGGCGGCCTGCTCTTCTACCGCCCCGAGCCTGCCGCCGCGCGGCAGCGGGTGGACCGCCCCGCCCTGGCCCTCGCCGTCTGA
- a CDS encoding DUF952 domain-containing protein, producing MEQTIYTLVRGEDWRAAEAAGAYHGSADDRRDGFLHFSTAAQLRQSAAKHRAGESDLWMVAVSVPALGEALRWEPAAGSSRPGLFPHLYGPLPLPAVRSAQHVPLGADGRHVFPADIP from the coding sequence ATGGAACAGACGATCTACACCCTCGTTCGTGGCGAGGACTGGCGTGCCGCCGAGGCGGCGGGCGCCTATCACGGTTCCGCCGACGACCGGCGTGACGGCTTCCTGCATTTCTCCACCGCGGCGCAGTTGCGGCAGAGCGCCGCGAAGCACCGGGCCGGGGAGTCCGATCTCTGGATGGTCGCGGTCTCCGTCCCGGCGCTGGGCGAGGCGCTGCGCTGGGAACCGGCCGCCGGGAGTTCCCGGCCCGGCCTTTTCCCGCATCTCTACGGCCCGTTGCCGTTGCCGGCGGTTCGTTCCGCGCAGCATGTCCCGCTGGGGGCGGATGGACGGCATGTCTTTCCCGCGGACATTCCCTGA